Proteins from a genomic interval of Caldicellulosiruptor diazotrophicus:
- a CDS encoding polysaccharide deacetylase family protein, protein MYHYFAKDQKEAQECNSSTVVDIKEFERQMEYLYKNNFKTLTMEELYEFLKGEYNPPKKSVVITMDDGYKNNITLAYPILKKYRFRSCIFVIGKFLISKNYSNEFEYLSFEDTFKYNDVFEFGSHTYDMHRLLNGIPLLPQANMLDIIFDFVNNQRLINSPYFAYPFGAYDERIIEVLKFFNYKLAFTTKKGYVTSSTDPYEIPRFTISQKTTFDQFIKIVNGEYFDIYVHKSSNKIRKSYQPAKSFDEKLQYNLVQRRG, encoded by the coding sequence TTGTATCACTATTTTGCAAAGGACCAAAAAGAAGCTCAAGAATGTAATTCTTCAACAGTTGTAGATATTAAAGAGTTTGAAAGACAAATGGAATATTTATATAAGAATAATTTTAAAACACTGACAATGGAAGAATTATATGAATTTCTGAAAGGCGAATATAATCCGCCTAAAAAATCAGTTGTGATAACAATGGACGACGGGTACAAAAACAATATTACTTTAGCATATCCTATCTTGAAAAAATATAGGTTTAGATCATGTATATTTGTAATTGGAAAATTTTTAATATCTAAAAATTACTCAAATGAATTTGAGTATCTTTCATTTGAAGACACATTTAAATATAACGACGTATTTGAATTTGGCTCCCACACATATGATATGCACAGGTTACTAAATGGAATACCGTTATTGCCTCAAGCTAACATGCTTGACATCATTTTTGATTTTGTAAACAATCAGAGGCTTATAAATTCTCCTTATTTTGCTTATCCGTTTGGTGCATATGACGAAAGAATAATAGAGGTTTTAAAGTTCTTTAACTACAAATTAGCCTTTACTACTAAAAAAGGATATGTAACATCTTCGACTGACCCATATGAAATACCGCGGTTTACAATCTCACAAAAAACTACTTTTGACCAGTTTATAAAAATTGTAAACGGTGAATATTTTGATATATACGTTCACAAATCCAGCAACAAAATACGCAAATCCTACCAACCTGCCAAATCGTTCGATGAAAAACTACAATACAATTTAGTTCAAAGGAGAGGCTAA
- a CDS encoding DUF2092 domain-containing protein — MKRFSRLLVSLLVVLLLLSISVSYILGVPNQQSQTSLLEKSFKTELVKILNPDSPLSCDIISSSSGQKSLGYGLNLTINDAKSYKVIFDRKNKKLYMQTKKDNINQTVFLNGQNVYILDPKDNKYTLLNIPTNIWMSINMIDSSLTQPINKLSQSILNYLSSQSSTIAKSAVKTTTSVGLKKISCWQLSATLPSKVIDPAVKEFLSNSSKSVLPQLEIMLNVYLKSLTDDEKKALSSLNIDVNKLSSADISKQIETNLSKKLSSLKLDDYKIIFYIDEKTGKIVKIIIKNLPSNGSGIQSRVEISNIQTGNAVKFPQIPQNMLKTQSNQVDIVGILKLIENFVSKMQQIK; from the coding sequence ATGAAGAGATTTTCAAGACTTCTAGTAAGCTTATTAGTTGTTTTACTTTTACTTTCTATATCTGTATCTTACATTTTAGGTGTGCCAAATCAGCAATCTCAGACATCTTTACTTGAAAAAAGTTTCAAAACAGAGCTTGTAAAAATCTTAAATCCTGACTCTCCTCTTTCTTGTGACATAATTTCTTCATCATCCGGGCAAAAGTCACTTGGTTATGGCCTGAATCTTACTATTAATGACGCAAAATCATACAAAGTAATTTTTGACAGAAAAAATAAAAAACTTTATATGCAGACCAAAAAAGACAATATAAATCAAACAGTTTTTTTAAACGGGCAAAATGTTTATATTCTTGACCCAAAAGATAATAAATATACTCTTTTAAACATACCAACAAATATATGGATGAGCATAAATATGATTGATAGTTCTCTTACTCAACCTATAAACAAACTATCTCAAAGCATTTTAAATTATCTTAGTTCTCAGTCATCTACAATTGCAAAAAGCGCAGTAAAGACAACAACATCTGTAGGTTTAAAAAAGATAAGTTGCTGGCAGCTTAGTGCAACCCTGCCCAGCAAGGTAATAGACCCTGCGGTTAAAGAATTTTTATCTAACTCTTCAAAATCTGTTTTGCCTCAACTTGAAATTATGCTAAATGTCTACCTAAAATCATTAACTGACGATGAGAAAAAGGCTTTAAGTTCCTTAAACATAGATGTAAATAAACTATCATCAGCTGATATCTCTAAACAAATAGAAACTAATCTTTCCAAAAAGCTAAGTTCATTAAAATTAGACGACTATAAGATTATTTTCTATATTGATGAAAAGACAGGCAAAATTGTTAAGATAATTATAAAAAATCTGCCTTCAAACGGTAGCGGTATTCAGTCAAGAGTGGAGATTTCAAATATTCAAACAGGAAACGCTGTGAAGTTCCCTCAAATTCCTCAGAATATGTTAAAAACTCAGTCAAACCAAGTAGATATTGTTGGTATTTTAAAACTGATTGAAAATTTTGTTTCAAAAATGCAGCAAATTAAATAA